ATCCAAGCACATAGCCGAGACCGAGCGTCCGTGCTTCGCCAGAGAAGGTTTCCCGCTCGAAAAGGTCGCTTCCCACGACAAGACGCTTACCTTGGCCTATCTCCGATTCCGACAATCCTTCCTGCGCAAGCCTATCAAATTCGCCCAGAAGAGCCTCTTCTGCCTTTTCTGCATCCTCAGGGTCAACAGCTACGAGCACTAAGAAAACAGTTGGGTCTCGTCGAGTCGTGAAATCAGGATCAATTTTCGTGAACCGTATCCCCTTTTCGGTAAATATCGAGGACAACCTTCCACGGTAGCTATCCCCCAGCACACCAAGAAGTATGTCAAGTGCGCATATATCTTTGAACTCGGACGCTGAGGGTGCCCGCACACCCAGGACAATGTAAGCCTGATCGATGTCCATATGAACCCTTCGAACAATTGGCTTTGTCTGCAGGGGCTCTTGTGGCACCTGCACAGCCTCAGATGATTTCATGCGAAAATCTGCAAACTTTGTCTTAACAAGATCGAGCGCCGCTTCAGAGTTTACATCCCCTACTATTACTACGCAGGTGTTTTCCGGCGTGTAGTGGGCTAAATAGTATTCTTCTAAATCCTTTAAGGTAAGCTTTTGGACAGATTCTCGCGTTCCGGTGCTAGGAAACCGGTAAGGATGAACCGAGTAGGCTGTTTCCATGAACAAGCTGAGTGCTCTTTGGGAAGGGTCGCTCTCTGAACGTGCAATCTCATCGAGTATGATACCACGCTCCTTTTCAAAATCTTCTGGGGCAAAACGTGTATTAATAATTGCATCTGCTAAAACGTCCAATGCTACCGGCAGGTACTCGCTGGCAACCGTTGTGTAGAAATGTACATAATCCTTTGATGTACCACCATTCAGCTCGGCGCCAATTCCTTCGATAGTGCGGTCAATCTCGCCAGGACCGTACTTTCGCGTACCTTTAAAGATCATATGTTCAACGAAATGAGAACCACCACGATTTTCCTCTGTCTCATTAATACTGCCAGCTTTAATCCAAATATCAACCGCCGCTAGGTTGATTGTGTGCTCCTCGCGGATGATGACAGTCAAGCCGCTTGGCAGCTTAGCTACTAACGTATCGGTTGAGTCTGATTGAGCGATATTGGCAAGTAGAAAAAGGAAAACTATAATAAATGATAAGTTCCAAAGACTTCTCAAGTTTGGGGATCCCCGGCTTTCAAGTGATAAGCTTATTTTAAACACTTACGTATATAATACCTCCAAACGCATCTGAGAACAGAATTCTGCGATTCGATTCACTTGCATTGTTTAGCAAGTAATGATATAATTTGTTTTGTCGGGGTGTAGCTCAGTTTGGTAGAGCGCTCGTTTCGGGTGCGAGAGGTCCGCGAGTTCAAGTCTCGCCACCCCGACCATTTTATTTGCATATGCAAGAGAAGATCCGTTGAGAAAAGGTCCGCCAATCGAACACGGATACAAAAACCGCCAAAGGTTTTCTTTCGCATCTTGTTTTGCTTTTGTTTTTCTTTTCTGCGTTTCCAAAATCCCCTTACACTCACTGAGTGCTAATGAAATTCCAAAGGATATCATCATTCGAGTTGGGCTTACCAGGAATTTCGCCGGCGTCAACTGTCTGACGCTGACATCCGCCAAGGAGTTCCGAATAGTAGATTCGTCAGGGGAATGCCCAGCTTCCCCAGTGAAAGCCCTAAGCAAGGTTGAAACCTCCCTCAAAGACGGCCTAATCACACTTGCTATAGATAGCAATCAAATTGGTACCTTTAAAGGACCGATTCGGTTCAAGCCTGAAGATTCGGACCAAATTTTTGAGATCATCCAGCCCGCAAAAGTTCGTAATAAGTATTTTCGCGGGACACTAATCATATATGGCGGTAGCGAGCTTTCGGTCATAAATGAAATAGACCTTGAACACTATGTCTACGGAGTATTGCCTAGCGAGGTTCCCCGAGGTTTCAGCCCGGAATCTCAGAAAGCGTTTGCAATTGCGGCAAGAACATATGCGCTTCGATGTATGAAACGCCACTTCGACGCCGGTTTCAACCTATGTGACTCAACCCACTGCCAGACTTATTGTGGTGCTAGCAGGGAGGCGGAATGGGTACGGCAAGCAGTGGACGAAACAAAAGGCCTTGTCATTTCTTTCGACGACAAGCCGATTTTTGCCACCTACATGGCCGACTGCGGTGGGGCAACGATGAATAGTGAGGACTCTGGTGATGGAGTGGTTTCTTTCCCATATTTGCGCTCGGTTGTTGATAATCCCTCAGGCATACCGACGCCCATTAAACCTCCTTCTGCTGATGAAAACAATGGCGTGAATAACGTCAGCGAAGCGGAACCTCCAACTGAGAATATCACTCCAAAGGACTACTGTTCAAAAAGTCCCCATCATCTTTGGACGATTACCTATACCATTGATGAGCTAGCAAACAAACTTTCGGCTTGGGAAGGTAAGATTGGCAAACTTAAAAGCATCGAGTTCGCCGAGTTCGATTTATCAGGGCATGTGAAAGCTGTTCTACTCAAAGGTGATAAAAGTGAGTGTGTAATTCACGGCAAAGAACTAAGAAACGCACTTGGGCATGATAAATTAAAGAGCACTAGGTCAACTTTGACTATTTCACCGGAAGGAAAGTACATCATCACTGGCAGTGGCTACGGACATGGACTCGGTGCTTGTATGTATGGTGCAGACCAACTTGGCCGCCTGGGCAAAACAGCAGAGGAAATCCTCAAGCACTATTATACAGGCGTTGAGATTAAACCAATATGGGAATGCAAAGCTTGGCTTGAGGAACTGCCGAGCCTAATTATAAAAGATGATAAACCTGCCGAGAATTAGCTTCCCATGCGAAATGTAGGTTTTACATCCGACGCCTGATTATTTCGCGCGCCGCTACCACCCCTGATGCCGATGCTTGCACCAAACCGCGAGTGACGCCCGCTCCATCACCAATGGTGAAGAGGTTTTGGATATCCGTTTCAAGCGAAGGTGTCAATCTAAGACGCGAAGAGTAGAACTTAACCTCAACTCCATAGAGGAGGGTATGCCTAGAAGCCACGCCAGGCGCAAGCTTATCCATCGCGTCGAGCATTTCCATTATACTCGTAAGATACCGATAGGGGAGCACAAAGCTTAGATCGCCTGGGGTCGCTGTCTTGAGCGTCGGCTCGACTAAGCCACGCTCTATCCGCGACAATGTTGACCTCCGTCCTGCTTTCAAATCTCCCAACCGCTGGACTATAACGCTGCCGCTCAGTAAGTTCGAAAGTGAAGCTATATACCGACCATAGGTAATCGGTTCGCGAAACGGCTCGGTAAACATCGTGGAAACTAAGAGGGCGAAATTCGTGTTTTTTGTCTTTTTCGTCGCATAGCTGTGCCCATTAACTGTCGTAACGCTATCATTGTATTCCATTACGACCTCGCCATAGGGACAAACGCAGAACGAGCGCACCTTGTCATCAAAAGTCGGCGAGTAGAATATCAGCT
This sequence is a window from Armatimonadota bacterium. Protein-coding genes within it:
- a CDS encoding pitrilysin family protein: MRSLWNLSFIIVFLFLLANIAQSDSTDTLVAKLPSGLTVIIREEHTINLAAVDIWIKAGSINETEENRGGSHFVEHMIFKGTRKYGPGEIDRTIEGIGAELNGGTSKDYVHFYTTVASEYLPVALDVLADAIINTRFAPEDFEKERGIILDEIARSESDPSQRALSLFMETAYSVHPYRFPSTGTRESVQKLTLKDLEEYYLAHYTPENTCVVIVGDVNSEAALDLVKTKFADFRMKSSEAVQVPQEPLQTKPIVRRVHMDIDQAYIVLGVRAPSASEFKDICALDILLGVLGDSYRGRLSSIFTEKGIRFTKIDPDFTTRRDPTVFLVLVAVDPEDAEKAEEALLGEFDRLAQEGLSESEIGQGKRLVVGSDLFERETFSGEARTLGLGYVLGLPELASHYVEIVQNLGRAEVNAAIRKYLGGNKYTLVVIGPQVSAEGS
- a CDS encoding SpoIID/LytB domain-containing protein, encoding MRKGPPIEHGYKNRQRFSFASCFAFVFLFCVSKIPLHSLSANEIPKDIIIRVGLTRNFAGVNCLTLTSAKEFRIVDSSGECPASPVKALSKVETSLKDGLITLAIDSNQIGTFKGPIRFKPEDSDQIFEIIQPAKVRNKYFRGTLIIYGGSELSVINEIDLEHYVYGVLPSEVPRGFSPESQKAFAIAARTYALRCMKRHFDAGFNLCDSTHCQTYCGASREAEWVRQAVDETKGLVISFDDKPIFATYMADCGGATMNSEDSGDGVVSFPYLRSVVDNPSGIPTPIKPPSADENNGVNNVSEAEPPTENITPKDYCSKSPHHLWTITYTIDELANKLSAWEGKIGKLKSIEFAEFDLSGHVKAVLLKGDKSECVIHGKELRNALGHDKLKSTRSTLTISPEGKYIITGSGYGHGLGACMYGADQLGRLGKTAEEILKHYYTGVEIKPIWECKAWLEELPSLIIKDDKPAEN